A genome region from Panicum virgatum strain AP13 chromosome 4K, P.virgatum_v5, whole genome shotgun sequence includes the following:
- the LOC120704551 gene encoding probable tRNA-splicing endonuclease subunit Sen2, translated as MDLPGPRWKRGKDGKDFAALAAAKPMSTILAELQASLRDAQAVAILSGDGKDAILAVEAHQAKLLNCAAFGRTVENAGYEKLWFQLGPEEMFFLCHALRCITVQSEENKKQMREGELWDLLTSTSEQFPEMYKAYQHLRLKNWVVRSGLQYGADSVAYRHQPALVHSEFAVIVVPEGKMFGARCGRMKVWPDLLCELRASGSVAKTLLFLTISTNNCEVRSLDCLEQLIVHERMINRWIPQQCREQQDKLRREEAHRDEQRQKQCREEAIKKEQEDTREGVIFSYWRVILSFTILFLAYFVYKLKL; from the exons ATGGATTTGCCAGGTCCGAGATGGAAGAGAGGCAAGGACGGCAAGGACTTTGCCGCTCTCGCAGCAGCCAAACCCATGTCCACGATACTTGCCGAGCTCCAGGCTTCTTTGAGAGACGCACAAGCTGTCGCCATTTTATCAGGGGATGGCAAAGACGCGATTCTTGCAGTTGAAGCG caCCAAGCCAAGCTTCTGAACTGTGCGGCCTTTGGCCGGACTGTGGAAAATGCAGGGTATGAGAAGCTATGGTTCCAGCTGGGCCCCGAGGAGATGTTCTTTCTTTGCCATGCCCTCAGGTGCATCACGGTTCAATCGGAGGAGAACAAGAAGCAGATGCGCGAAGGGGAGCTGTGGGATCTCTTGACCTCCACCTCAGAGCAATTCCCGGAGATGTACAAGGCGTATCAACACCTTAGGTTGAAGAATTGGGTTGTAAGGTCAGGATTGCAGTACGGTGCAGATTCTGTAGCTTACCGTCACCAGCCAGCACTTGTTCACTCGGAGTTTGCAGTAATCGTAGTTCCAGAAGGCAAAATGTTTGGTGCTCGATGTGGCCGCATGAAGGTGTGGCCTGATCTACTCTGCGAGCTTCGAGCTTCTGGAAGTGTGGCCAAGACATTACTTTTTCTGACCATCAGCACCAACAACTGCGAGGTGAGATCGCTTGATTGTTTGGAACAACTGATTGTTCATGAGAGGATGATCAACAGATGGATACCGCAGCAGTGCCGTGAGCAACAAGACAAACTGCGCAGAGAAGAAGCCCATAGGGACGAGCAAAGACAAAAACAGTGCAGAGAAGAAGCAATtaagaaagaacaagaggatACAAGAGAGGGTGTAATATTTAGCTATTGGCGTGTAATATTAAGCTTTACAATTCTTTTTCTAGCTTACTTTGTCTACAAGCTCAAACTTTGA
- the LOC120704553 gene encoding DNA-binding protein MNB1B yields the protein MKGAKSKGAAKADAKLAVKSKGAEKPAKGRKGKAGKDPNKPKRAPSAFFVFMEEFRKEFKEKNPKNKSVAAVGKAAGDRWKSLTEADKAPYVAKANKLKLEYNKAIAAYNKGESTAAKKAPAKEEEEEDEEESDKSKSEVNDEDDEEGSEEDEDDDE from the exons ATGAAGGGGGCCAAATCCAAGGGCGCCGCCAAGGCCGATGCCAA GCTGGCGGTGAAGAGTAAGGGGGCGGAGAAGCCGGCCAAGGGCAGGAAGGGAAAGGCCGGCAAGGACCCCAACAAGCCCAAGAGGGCGCCCAGCGCCTTCTTCGTCTTCAT GGAGGAATTCCGCAAGGAGTTCAAGGAGAAGAACCCTAAAAACAAGTCTGTTGCTGCG GTGGGGAAAGCTGCCGGCGACAGGTGGAAATCCCTGACAGAAGCG GACAAGGCTCCTTATGTAGCCAAGGCCAATAAACTCAAGCTTGAGTACAACAAGGCCATTGCGGCCTACAACAAGGGCGAG AGCACTGCTGCCAAGAAGGCTCCTgccaaggaggaagaggaggaggatgaagaGGAGTCTGACAAGTCAAAGTCTGAGGTCAACGACGAGGATGATGAAGAGGGTAGTGAGGAG GATGAAGACGATGACGAGTAA